The proteins below are encoded in one region of Salvelinus namaycush isolate Seneca chromosome 39, SaNama_1.0, whole genome shotgun sequence:
- the LOC120032958 gene encoding ATP synthase membrane subunit DAPIT, mitochondrial-like → MGGHDAGTSHQFTGFAKYFNAYTITGRRNCVLLTYASIATIALFFKLKPKKQAAVTAK, encoded by the exons ATGGGCGGACACGACGCAGGAACCAGTCACCAGTTTACTGGTTTTGCCAAGTACTTCAATGCATACACAATCACAGGCAGGAGGAAC TGCGTCTTGCTCACATATGCAAGCATAGCCACCATTGCCCTCTTCTTCAAGTTGAAGCCCAAGAAACAGGCGGCTGTCACGGCAAAGTGA
- the LOC120032956 gene encoding transcription initiation factor TFIID subunit 5-like — translation MAAVQDGQHNLEVEKDIKTEITNDGSGNINANSSSPGSTSSGGKSKSPAGSGEDQQTLLAVLQFLKRNKLTESVDILRREAGLSADADDSPVSESAGAGSGGVPNVGADGGDANSLLSRVSIATPVAPPATAPPKVVAASGGEDQPDVNVVLSAYSQQGDPVMYPLYYNGLKKFIESVLDCHRAELSQVFYPLFVHMYLELVYNNHENEAKQFFEKFSGDQECYYEEDLRILSSMSKKEHMKGNETMLDFRTSKFVLRISRDSYQLLKRHLQERQNNQIWNIIQEHLYIDIFDGMPRSKSQIDAMSGSLAGEGKRDANKAKVFYGLLKEPEIEVPLDDEDEEAENEEGKPKKKKPKKDSMGSKSKKQDPNAPQQTRIPLPELKDSDKLDKIMNMKEATKKIRLGPDNLPSICFYSFLNAYQGLTAVDFTDDSSLIAGGFADSTVRVWSVTPKKLRRVKSAADLSNIDKESDDVLERIMDEKTASESKILYGHSGPVYGISFSPDRNYLLSSSEDGTVRLWSLQTFTCLVGYKGHNYPVWDTQFSPYGYYFISGGHDRVARLWATDHYQPLRMFAGHLADITCTRFHPNANYVATGSADRTIRLWDVLTGNCVRILTGHKGPIHSLAFSPNGKFMASGATDSRVLLWDVGHGLMVGELKGHTDTIYALKFSRDGEILASGSMDNTVKLWDTLKAFDDVELDDFTAATGHIHLPENSQELLLGTYMTKSTPVIHLHFTRRNLLLAAGAYNP, via the exons ATGGCGGCTGTGCAAGATGGTCAGCACAATCTGGAGGTCGAAAAAgacataaaaacagaaataacaaaCGATGGGTCTGGAAATATCAATGCAAACTCTTCGTCACCCGGTTCTACGTCTTCGGGCGGTAAATCGAAATCTCCTGCGGGATCGGGTGAAGATCAACAGACACTGCTCGCGGTGTTGCAATTTCTCAAGAGGAATAAATTGACCGAGTCGGTCGATATTTTGCGGCGAGAAGCGGGCTTATCTGCAGATGCCGATGATTCCCCGGTATCCGAGTCGGCGGGAGCTGGATCGGGTGGCGTCCCAAATGTCGGTGCTGATGGGGGGGATGCCAACTCTCTCCTCAGCCGAGTGTCAATCGCCACCCCCGTCGCACCCCCGGCCACCGCACCCCCAAAAG tggtggcagcatcaggtgGGGAAGACCAACCAGACGTCAACGTTGTCTTGTCGGCCTATAGCCAGCAGGGGGACCCTGTCATGTACCCACTCTACTATAATGGCCTGAAGAAGTTTATTGAGTCTGTCCTGGACTGCCACAGAGCTGAACTCTCCCAGGTCTTCTACCCACTGTTTGTCCACATGTACCTGGAGCTGGTCTACAACAACCACGAGAATGAGGCTAAACAGTTTTTTGAAAA GTTCAGCGGTGACCAGGAGTGTTACTACGAGGAGGACCTCCGCATCCTCTCGAGCATGTCCAAGAAGGAACACATGAAGGGAAATGAGACCATGCTGGACTTCAGGACCAGCAAGTTTGTCCTCCGCATCTCCCGAGACTCCTACCAG CTGCTGAAGAGGCACCTGCAGGAACGTCAGAACAACCAGATCTGGAATATTATACAGGAACATCTCTATATTGATATCTTTGACGGGATGCCTCGGAGTAAAAGTCAGATTGATGCCATGTCGGGCAGTCTGGCTGGGGAGGGCAAGAGAGATGCCAACAAAGCcaag GTGTTCTATGGTCTTCTGAAGGAGCCAGAGATCGAAGTACCTCTggatgatgaggatgaggaggcAGAGAACGAGGAGGGCAAACCCAAGAAGAAGAAACCTAAGAAGGACAGCATGGGCTCCAAGAGCAAGAAACAGGACCCCAACGCACCCCAACAAACTAG AATCCCCCTCCCCGAGTTGAAGGACTCTGACAAGCTGGACAAGATCATGAACATGAAGGAGGCCACTAAGAAGATCCGTCTGGGCCCAGACAACCTACCCTCCATCTGTTTCTACTCCTTCCTCAACGCTTACCAG GGTCTGACAGCGGTGGACTTCACAGATGACTCCAGTCTGATCGCGGGGGGCTTCGCTGACTCCACCGTTAGGGTGTggagcgtcacacccaagaaacTACGGCGGGTCAAATCTGCAGCAG ACCTGAGTAATATTGATAAAGAGTCTGATGACGTGTTGGAGAGGATCATGGATGAGAAGACGGCCAGTGAGTCTAAGATCCTGTACGGACACAGTGGACCAGTATACGGCATCAGCTTCAGCCCTGACAG GAACTACCTGTTGTCCAGTTCTGAGGACGGTACGGTCAGACTGTGGAGTCTGCAGACGTTCACCTGTCTGGTGGGGTATAAAGGACACAACTACCCTGTCTGGGACACTCAGTTCTCACCCTATGGTTACTACTTTATCTCTGGGGGACATGACCGAGTCGCTCG TCTGTGGGCGACTGACCACTACCAGCCCCTGCGTATGTTCGCTGGTCACCTGGCTGACATCACGTGCACCCGCTTCCACCCTAACGCCAACTACGTGGCCACGGGTTCAGCTGACCGTACCATCCGCCTCTGGGACGTCCTGACTGGCAACTGTGTCCGCATCCTCACGGGTCACAAG GGCCCCATTCATTCCCTGGCCTTCTCCCCCAATGGGAAGTTCATGGCCTCGGGAGCAACTGACAGCAGGGTTCTACTGTGGGATGTTGGTCACGGCCTAATGGTCGGAGAGCTGAAGGGACATACTGATACCATCTACGCCCTCAAGTTCAGCAGGGACGGAGAGATACTAGCCTCAG GCTCAATGGATAACACTGTTAAACTGTGGGATACACTGAAGGCCTTTGATGATGTGGAGCTGGATGACTTTACCGCGGCAACAGGTCACATCCATCTACCAGAGAACTCCCAGGAGCTGTTGCTAGGCACCTACATGACCAAGTCCACCCCTGTCATTCACCTGCACTTCACCCGCAGGAACCTACTGCTGGCTGCAGGGGCCTACAACCCATGA
- the LOC120032509 gene encoding protein RRP5 homolog, whose translation MASTEEDFPRGGKTKQTTESKAEPVRRHTEVDNLFETHKPEESKKRKGQKEDALKKAKRQKTSKEEALKLNTTTSVDILQLKSLKVGTLLLGCVKEVADFEVTINLPSGLLGYLNISNISDSYTKILSDHLDSASSEEIFSLPSLFSPGMLVRCVVARLDTAKGGSVSIQLSINPKEVNKGLSTGSLKAGLILSGCVESIEDHGYLVDLGIKGTKAFLPKQAAKDKTNSPKELKLGQYVTSLLEEVKNDGRVVRLSISPTAVAQAVADTEHGWTLTNLLPGLLVKAQIKKVTLHGLILEFLSSFTGLVDFMHLEPEQASTFREGDNVKACVLYVEPSTRLVGLSLRSHLLQPGGDVDLVATERIGEVTHGCKMTALHHLSGAMLELPDQTVVFVHRNHMKEPKEVFNLNRVMAKPEHTCRIMDFSPMEQVHLVSLRQSIINAPFFRRYHDIQPGQIVQGTVTSLQSHGMMVKVTDYIRGLVPRTHLSDIILKNPEKKYTVGMTIKCRVLSVYPQEKKLTLTRKRALVDSSLPLFLTYEDARRGRVSHGFIVCVKDFGCIVCFYGKVKGLVPPNELSTEPVIVPENMFYVGQVVKAKVLNCDVEKEKLLLSFKAVAGGDTEGPPKPKFDFEVGKKVEVKVVSKVLTGLEVSILPEETTALLPMMHLSDHVSNCLLLWEGLQEGDIISNIVCLSKNKQNITLTKKPTVKSFLEEGGVVAKEFSDITVGVQLIGWVKNIMPYGVFVEFPYGLVGLAPKAAISDKFVSDTAAHFQLGHTVVARVTNLDEEKHRFLVSLKVSEVTSPERDGQARLIRGLQERKAVMEMMANRGDSDLLQQLSAVTIGQKMKMSVDEVREDGSVTFKSDELSAATVLATKDHAPGKLATGQKCMPVILHVDLVTSQVYVSLLTKLTGKRQEVEAGSTHTATVHHVDRDFAVISLGDTAQLTVIQTTNHPNETFRFDSEKLTAGKTLTVTVTKSSCEELEGLPLVSWELAPTERKRLISDSKGSKGTYRYGDVVKGKVKKVKPTCVLVTLEDGSTGCVHVSEIQEVVCVGTFPTSLLKIGSEVTARVIGGREGNSHRFLPFSHRNFTYSMPELTLLPRNLKEDADVKPVKTKEKLKRYQVGDDVICFVSKYFPKRKCLEVTTGPSVTGTVEQLAMTSDPEDAKHPEKLFKLGQAVSAKVVTVSSSKPSRLSLSLNGVHKLEKGHVIMGLVQKLDPNLGLLVKLPFSAMGTVAMEDLADKYKRKPLERYSKGQLVRCCIVGEANGKWQLSLRSSRTDPEKASVVKDPEIVSLEDLSEGQIVRGYMRTVNAHGVFVSLSRSVKGRAQFQKATKYFVASHEDYAKKVPQATLLTTKILSIDKENGLVDLSLLQEDTGKPDVLPESLGLHLRLTGEAKEKRDATKKRKRTESESKQGTAENVSKKTKKTKKGKKGKGEDSDSGVEVYFREEEEENKLEVEKPVPVQPARLQVTGGFSWDVALSGLKPASAALGGEDNEVNTKPQKKSHHEQEVEKREAEKALTKLETELMDPGLRPQTAASFERLLLGSPNSSLLWLQFMAFHLQATQIEQARAVAERALKTISFREEQEKLNVWVALLNLENLYGTEESLQKVFERAVQYCEPMPVYQQLADIYAKCQKTKEAEGLYKTMVKRFRQEKAVWLSYGTFLLQQGQSDAASALLQRAIKSLPNKDNVDLIAKFAQLEFRYGDVERGKTMLDRILTSYPKRTDLWSVFIDLMVKHGSQKEVRAVFDRVIHLSVAVKRIKFFFKRYLEYEKKNGTPESIQAVKEKALEYVESKGTEAAR comes from the exons ATGGCATCAACGGAGGAGGACTTCCCTCGTGGAGGTAAAACCAAGCAGACCACTGAAAGTAAAGCAGAACCTGTGAGAAGGCATACAGAAGTGGACAATCTGTTCGAG ACACATAAACCAGAAGAATCCAAGAAAAGGAAGGGACAGAAAGAGGATGCCTTGAAGAAAGCTAAGAGGCAAAAGACGAGCAAAGAGGAGGCTCTGAAGCTCAATACAACAACCTCTGTAGATATCCTACAGTTAAAA AGCCTGAAGGTGGGTACCCTACTGCTGGGCTGTGTGAAGGAGGTGGCAGATTTTGAGGTGACGATTAACCTGCCCAGCGGCCTTTTGGGATACCTGAACATTTCCAATATCTCGGACTCGTACACCAAGATACTGAGTGACCACCTGGACTCTGCTTCTTCAGAG GAGATcttctctctccccagtctcttCTCCCCGGGCATGCTGGTCAGGTGTGTGGTAGCCAGGTTGGACACTGCCAAAGGAGGATCAGTCAGCATTCAGCTGTCAATCAACCCCAAAGAGGTCAACAAGGGCTTGAGTACTGGCTCTCTGAAGGCTGGCTTG ATCCTGAGTGGTTGTGTGGAGAGTATTGAGGATCACGGCTACCTGGTTGACCTCGGCATCAAGGGAACCAAGGCCTTCCTGCCCAAGCAGGCAGCCAAAGACAAAACGAATAGTCCTAAAG aGCTGAAGTTGGGCCAGTATGTGACTTCTCTGTTGGAGGAGGTGAAGAACGATGGGCGTGTGGTCCGTCTGTCCATCAGCCCCACGGCGGTGGCTCAGGCCGTTGCAGACACAGAGCACGGCTGGACCCTTACCAACCTGCTGCCTGGCCTACTGGTCAAGGCCCAGATCAAAAAA GTGACCCTACACGGTCTGATTCTGGAGTTCCTCTCTTCCTTCACCGGCCTGGTGGACTTTATGCACCTGGAACCAGAACAGGCCTCTACATTCAGGGAGGGAGACAAT GTGAAGGCCTGCGTCCTTTATGTGGAGCCGTCCACCCGGCTGGTGGGCCTGTCCCTGCGCAGCCACCTGCTGCAGCCAGGGGGCGACGTGGACCTGGTGGCCACTGAGAGGATAGGGGAGGTGACGCATGGCTGCAAGATGACCGCTCTCCATCACCTGTCTGGAGCCATGCTGGAGCTGCCTGACCAGACTGTGGTGTTTGTACAT AGGAACCACATGAAGGAGCCCAAGGAGGTGTTCAACCTGAACCGTGTCATGGCCAAGCCTGAACACACCTGTAGGATCATGGACTTCAGCCCCATGGAGCAGGTGCACCTGGTCAGCCTGCGTCA GAGCATCATTAATGCCCCGTTCTTCAGAAGATACCATGACATCCAACCTGGACAGATTGTTCAG GGCACGGTGACATCCCTCCAGAGCCATGGCATGATGGTGaaggtgacagactacatcagaGGCCTGGTTCCACGGACACACCTCTCTGACATCATCCTCAAGAACCCCGAGAAGAAGTACACAGTGGGCATGACCATCAAGTGCCGG GTGTTGTCGGTGTACCCGCAGGAGAAGAAGCTGACCCTAACCAGGAAGAGGGCCCTGGTAGattcctccctccccctgttcCTGACCTACGAAGATGCCCGCCGCGGTCGCGTCTCCCACGGGTTCATCGTCTGTGTCAAGGACTTTGGATGCATCGTCTGTTTCTACGGCAAAGTCAAGGGGCTAGTGCCCCCCAACGAGCTCAGCACGGAGCCGGTGATAGTTCCTGAGAACATGTTCTACGTCGGACAG GTGGTGAAGGCTAAAGTGCTGAACTGTGACGTGGAGAAGGAGAAGCTCCTTCTTTCCTTCAAGGCAGTGGCAGGAGGAGACACTGAGGGACCGCCTAAACCCAAGTTTGACTTTGAGGTTGGGAAG AAAGTGGAGGTTAAGGTGGTGAGTAAAGTCCTTACCGGTCTGGAGGTGTCCATTCTGCCAGAGGAGACCACCGCCTTGCTACCCATGATGCACCTCTCCGACCACGTGTCCAACTGCCTACTGCTGTGGGAGGGGCTGCAAGAGGGTGACATCATCTCCAACATTGTCTGCCTCAGCAAGAACAAACAGAATATT ACCCTGACTAAAAAGCCCACTGTGAAGTCATTCCTGGAGGAGGGGGGTGTGGTGGCTAAGGAGTTCTCTGACATCACAGTTGGGGTGCAGCTGATTGGCTGGGTCAAGAACATCATGCCCTACGGAGTGTTTGTGGAGTTCCCCTATGGCCTGGTTGGCCTGGCCCCTAAAGCG GCCATAAGTGACAAGTTCGTCAGCGACACGGCGGCTCACTTCCAGCTGGGCCATACGGTGGTTGCCAGGGTGACCAACTTGGACGAGGAGAAGCACAGGTTCCTGGTCAGTCTCAAGGTGTCAGAGGTCACCTCCCCTGAGAGAGACGGCCAGGCCAGGCTGATCCGAGGCCTGCAGGAGAGGAAGGCCGTGATGGAGATGATGGCCAACAGAG GTGACTCTGACCTACTCCAGCAGCTGTCTGCGGTGACCATAGGCCAGAAGATGAAGATGAGCGTAGACGAGGTGAGGGAGGATGGGAGTGTCACCTTCAAGTCAGACGAACTCAGCGCAGCCACCGTACTGGCCACCAAGGACCATGCGCCGG GTAAGTTGGCGACGGGACAGAAGTGCATGCCGGTAATCCTCCACGTTGACCTCGTGACCTCTCAAGTCTACGTGTCCCTCTTGACGAAACTGACCGGCAAGAGGCAAGAG GTGGAGGCAGGGTCCACACACACTGCCACTGTGCATCACGTCGACCGCGACTTTGCCGTCATCTCATTGGGCGACACGGCCCAACTGACTGTCATCCAAACCACCAATCACCCCAACGAAACTTTCCGCTTCGACTCTGAGAAACTGACCGCCGGTAAAACCCTGACGGTCACCGTCACCAAATCCAGCTGCGAGGAACTAGAAGGGCTCCCCCTAGTGTCCTGGGAACTCGCCCCGACCGAACGCAAGAGATTAATCTCCGACTCCAAGGGGTCGAAGGGCACGTATCGCTACGGCGACGTGGTCAAGGGGAAGGTGAAGAAAGTGAAGCCTACGTGTGTGCTGGTGACGCTAGAGGACGGGAGCACGGGGTGCGTGCACGTGTCCGAGATACAGGAAGTGGTGTGCGTGGGAACATTCCCCACGTCCCTCCTCAAGATAGGAAGTGAGGTCACAGCCCGGGTCATCGGAGGACGGGAGGGCAACAGTCACAG GTTCTTGCCGTTCTCCCATCGCAACTTCACTTACTCCATGCCTGAACTCACACTTCTTCCCAG GAACCTGAAAGAAGACGCAGATGTTAAGCCTGTCAAGACCAAAGAGAAGCTGAAGCGTTATCAGGTCGGAGACGACGTCATTTGCTTTGTGTCAAAG TACTTTCCAAAGAGGAAGTGTCTAGAAGTGACTACTGGTCCGTCAGTAACTGGAACTGTTGAACAACTGGCCATGACCTCTGACCCTGAA GATGCCAAACACCCAGAGAAGCTGTTCAAGCTGGGCCAGGCGGTCAGTGCTAAGGTGGTGACAGTCAGCTCCTCCAAGCCCTCACGCCTCTCATTGTCTCTCAATG GTGTACACAAGTTGGAGAAGGGCCATGTAATCATGGGGTTGGTGCAGAAGCTAGATCCCAACCTGGGTCTGCTGGTGAAGCTGCCATTCAGCGCCATGGGAACGGTTGCCATGGAGGACCTGGCCGACAAATATAAGCGAAAACCTCTGGAGCGGTACAGCAAGGGCCAGCTGGTCAG GTGCTGCATTGTAGGAGAGGCGAATGGCAAATGGCAGTTGTCCCTCCGCTCTTCGAG GACGGACCCAGAGAAGGCCTCGGTAGTCAAGGACCCCGAGATTGTGTCTCTAGAAGACCTGTCAGAGGGGCAGATCGTCAGAGGCTATATGAGGACTGTCAATGCACATGGAGTCTTTGTTAG TTTGTCTAGATCCGTAAAGGGCAGAGCCCAGTTCCAGAAGGCCACTAAGTACTTTGTGGCTAGCCACGAAGACTATGCCAAGAAAGTACCACAGGCCACACTGCTCACCACCAAGATCCTCAG CATCGACAAAGAAAACGGTCTGGTGGATCTGTCTCTGCTCCAAGAGGACACTGGGAAACCAGACGTGCTCCCAGAATCCCTGGGGCTGCACCTGCGCCTGACAGGAGAGGCCAAGGAGAAGCGTGACGCCACCAAGAAGAGGAAACGCACAGAGTCGGAGAGCAAACAG GGAACTGCAGAAAATGTTtcgaagaagacgaagaagacgaAGAAGGGGAAGAAGGGTAAAGGGGAGGACAGCGACAGCGGAGTGGAGGTGTACttcagagaagaagaggaggaaaataaGTTGGAGGTAGAGAAGCCCGTCCCAGTGCAGCCAGCCAGACTGCAGGTGACCGGAGGGTTCTCCTGGGATGTAGCGCTGAGCGGCCTGAAACCAGCATCCGCTGCCCTGGGGGGGGAGGACAACGAGGTGAATACCAAG CCCCAGAAGAAGTCTCACCATGAGCAGGAGGTGGAGAAGCGGGAGGCTGAGAAGGCCCTGACCAAGCTGGAGACGGAGCTGATGGACCCAGGCCTGCGACCCCAGACGGCGGCTAGCTTTGAGCGCCTGCTACTAGGCTCCCCTAACAGCTCTCTGCTCTGGCTGCAATTCATGGCCTTCCACCTGCAGGCCACACAGATAGAACAGGCTAGAGCGGTGGCTGAGAGGGCTCTGAAGACTATCTCCTTCAG AGAAGAGCAGGAGAAGCTGAATGTGTGGGTGGCTCTGTTGAACCTTGAGAACCTGTATGGGACAGAGGAGAGTCTTCAGAAGGTGTTTGAGCGAGCCGTGCAGTATTGTGAACCCATGCCCGTCTACCAGCAGCTGGCTGACATCTACGCCAAGTGTCAGAAGACTAAG gagGCGGAAGGTCTGTACAAGACCATGGTGAAGCGGTTCCGTCAGGAGAAGGCTGTGTGGCTGAGCTACGGGACCTTCCTGCTTCAGCAGGGTCAGAGTGACGCGGCCAGCGCCCTGCTACAGAGGGCCATCAAGAGCCTGCCTAACAAAGACA ATGTGGATCTGATAGCGAAGTTTGCCCAGCTGGAGTTCCGCTACGGAGACGTAGAGCG